In Eulemur rufifrons isolate Redbay chromosome 29, OSU_ERuf_1, whole genome shotgun sequence, one DNA window encodes the following:
- the ZNF775 gene encoding zinc finger protein 775: MLGRPPGMENGPAGDSTGDGLAMKIKQEKPDRLLQPLAPQAVLSEKDKENIFQQQQGLPPCQTMGRPRALGGQEETGGPRWAPPTEQDRGLAGQAPGAVPGPLNPALSAGEGHFVCLDCGKRFSWWSSLKIHQRTHTGEKPYLCGKCGKSFSQKPNLARHQRHHTGERPFCCPECARRFSQKQHLLKHQKTHSRPATHSCPECERCFRHQVGLRIHQRAHARDRQGARAGLHELLRDAAARLACRLRPAPPRGRPEWAWLGLCQGWWGQPGSRTAEPGPSGSGEQRQFICNECGKSFTWWSSLNIHQRIHTGERPYACPECGRRFSQKPNLTRHLRNHTGERPHACLHCGRGFRQKQHLLKHLRTHLPAAQAAPCPRCGKSCPSRAALRAHQRAHAAAELLRPGPAVPGGEPGSEPQAEGPLGSAAQPRSAQRSRGAGDAMWGRGRAGLAGPNEPRQFICNECGKSFSWWSALTIHQRIHTGERPYACPECGRRFSQKPNLTRHRRNHTGERPYLCAACGRGFRQKQHLLKHQRVHRGALAPSPKEEAR, translated from the coding sequence GAGATGGGCTGGCGATGAAGATCAAGCAAGAGAAACCAGACCGGCTGCTGCAGCCGCTGGCGCCGCAGGCCGTGCTTTCGGAGAAGGATAAAGAGAACATTTTCCAGCAGCAGCAGGGCCTCCCGCCATGCCAGACCATGGGGAGGCCTCGAGCCTTGGGGGGACAGGAGGAGACTGGGGGTCCAAGGTGGGCCCCTCCCACTGAGCAGGATCGGGGGCTGGCGGGCCAGGCCCCCGGGGCAGTCCCTGGCCCCCTGAACCCCGCGCTTTCTGCCGGTGAGGGTCACTTTGTGTGCCTGGACTGCGGGAAGAGGTTCAGCTGGTGGTCATCTCTGAAGATCCACCAGCGCACTCACACTGGGGAAAAGCCGTACCTCTGTGGCAAGTGCGGCAAGAGCTTCAGCCAGAAGCCAAACCTGGCGCGCCACCAGCGGCACCACACGGGCGAGCGGCCCTTCTGCTGTCCCGAGTGCGCGAGGCGCTTCAGCCAGAAGCAGCACCTGCTCAAGCACCAGAAGACCCACTCTCGGCCCGCCACCCATTCGTGCCCCGAGTGCGAGCGCTGCTTCCGCCATCAGGTGGGCCTCCGCATCCACCAGCGCGCGCACGCCAGGGACCGCCAGGGCGCCCGAGCCGGCCTGCACGAGCTGCTCCGGGACGCGGCGGCGCGCCTGGCCTGTCGCCTGCGGCCGGCGCCGCCGCGGGGGCGCCCGGagtgggcctggctggggctctgCCAGGGCTGGTGGGGCCAGCCTGGGAGCCGGACCGCAGAGCCGGGCCCCTCGGGGTCCGGCGAACAGCGCCAGTTCATTTGCAACGAGTGCGGCAAGAGCTTCACCTGGTGGTCGTCGCTGAACATCCACCAGCGCATCCACACGGGCGAGCGGCCCTACGCGTGCCCCGAGTGCGGCCGCCGCTTCAGCCAGAAGCCCAACCTCACGCGGCACCTGCGCAACCACACGGGCGAGCGCCCGCACGCGTGCCTGCACTGCGGCCGCGGCTTCCGCCAGAAGCAGCACCTGCTCAAGCACCTGCGCACCCACCTGCCCGCCGCGCAGGCCGCGCCCTGCCCCCGCTGCGGGAAGAGCTGCCCCAGCCGCGCGGCGCTGCGGGCCCACCAGCGCGCGCACGCCGCCGCCGAACTGCTGCGCCCCGGGCCCGCCGTCCCGGGCGGGGAGCCGGGCTCCGAGCCACAGGCCGAGGGACCCCTGGGCTCGGCCGCGCAGCCGCGCAGCGCCCAGCGGTCCCGAGGAGCCGGGGACGCCATGTGGGGCCGGGGGCGCGCGGGCCTGGCCGGGCCCAACGAGCCGCGCCAGTTCATCTGCAACGAGTGCGGCAAGAGCTTCTCGTGGTGGTCGGCGCTCACCATCCACCAGCGCATCCACACGGGCGAGCGGCCCTACGCGTGCCCCGAGTGCGGCCGCCGCTTCAGCCAGAAGCCCAACCTCACGCGGCACCGGCGCAACCACACGGGCGAGCGGCCCTACCTGTGCGCCGCCTGCGGCCGCGGCTTTCGCCAAAAGCAGCACCTGCTCAAGCACCAGCGCGTTCACCGCGGAGCCCTGGCGCCCAGCCCCAAGGAGGAGGCGCGCTAG